The following coding sequences lie in one Nitrospinaceae bacterium genomic window:
- a CDS encoding PAS domain S-box protein, translating to MNPPNQTINTESKPEPGDDTLEPSTNFASLAATAQKILVEEDISLVLQSICQEACSVLGANHAMIAKNRVEGNKKREILSDYNMLPEHLERLQASETNPLYETALLEKKIKIFSDLSKVTRAFRPEDIRRMGLHTFCAIPLIIRNEAFGTLVLYHTSPRDYTEQETNLAEAFGDLASIAIEKAQLVDSLQTRVSGQESLEHAVRHMTSGQSVDEIAQMVLAESERIMATERCTVILFEPREENPKLFVSRGVSDEFRKILSEVKFGRSLSPNLLVYRYIQNPEMTTPTITPDVVTSADLSENTKKFQLDHGHRALAAFPLISDGKTTGLLFYYWATPQKIDEQRISMGQAFADHVAIAIDKARHSQENQERALRFEILDQLTKAISSNLEPEELFRTIAREIRRVVDCDSLRIARFNDEGMGFYNYHEEGNSPSSFSVDTNSPKGLLAKEVFRTKKLINVPDTSDGWGQAILFKRGYRSALVVPIFRGDDCIAFIRLASRKAAAFGRDTEELLTSLSGHLNTAIQNAELFKAAGDRTKHLEIVGNIARVVGSKLELEELFETIIQEIKPYIPFKRCVFPSLIGWHNSFRAEWNDDTNMRTSALKGREGFDEWILSEVYQKKQARIIPDLLEFGAEWASKRAKEGFRSIMFVPILLEGRSIAHIGVSDEGVGVYTAEHESLLTAIAGYLSYAIRNADLYQALEERAQRLSALNVLGQKISENLDLQEVLDSIAKATADLLKGDATRIFLLDEETNTIHLRAFHGYESGIVSMKNVFRPGEGFIGKMVLSNETIIVDNIQSNPTWINTEWARKAGLNSAAGYPLRKGNIVIGGITCLSRKSDAYSQDDLDLLGALAAHAVNAIENARLHEEANRSREFFQSVVDDNTDAIMVVDLEQKIIHWNSGAEKLYGYTEEEVLGQNIDTIFVENDFMKYRNTDIQEGKAIDFETLRQRKDGSQVPVNITLSPVKNEDDEFIANATIHKDLTEKKEAERLRETHVQRLDTLTSLTQRISASMDTDEVLSFIANSAAELLDIPFTRVFILAGEMLELRAERGDMLVPKDRVSFLASQGAAGTALKTGKPCYIEDVRDSELWKNPEKQREADIGSYLAVPLKSGPAVFGILECMVHGVREFTSDELNLVETFAAQAAIAIENARLHEEGQRSLNFFRSVVDDNADAIMVLDLDRKFIHWNAGAEKLYGYTESEIIGKPIDTILPESQKGLNLTPKITRDRKSIHFEAERLRKDGSFVPVSISISPVINEEGELIATSTIQKDLTETKRAGEALRESEERYRSLIDFAADAIYVHDTDGRFIDMNHHACECLGYTRSELLNLSVRDISPTFNRERFNRQWKNLKEGGHLTLESTHKRKDGTIFPIELHTGKVELNGQQLVISLVRDITERQEAEEALRQSEAGLANAQRIARIGSWEWNIQMGESSWSDELYRIFGISPEDKTPPHKLYYRHVHPDDKEFIHNAEEETIRNKEPYRLDARIVRPDGSVRNIHEEAEIIKDETGKPLKLVGTTQDITERKRVEEALRQSEDRIRRIYGAASDAIFVLDIHNECIVETNPKAAVLLGYSEKEMYGLPISKIHPNEMSNMREIFRTLETENESLSSELFCTTRDNKKIPVEVSFSLFQIEDRDYVMAIARDIRERKEAESKLLLAMAEAEAASQAKSDFLSNMSHELRSPLNSIVGFSDLLIRDSGDEMTQMLAPKIKDSGHYLTSLIEDILDFDRIESGNVKLEMETTPINELVTKLVETQTPQLTEGHSMELHLDPSCGTVLCDPTRINQVIINLLDNAVKYSPNGGTIHVRTLYKGGEIWVSVDDNGLGIAPHEIDSIFERFHQLESGYQRRSGGLGIGLSLIRQLVQLHNGRIWVESEIDKGSIFTFALPKPKESSPGTNKSALSEKHLPANSDPWEHKSILIVDDVEHYHVYIKLLMSGASEIISANNGKEAIAAVKRSHPDLILMDLRMPFMNGFEAIKKIKSNPATQNIPIIAVSAQVTDEDKDRAIQVGANGFISKPIDIDSLKKEINWIFSTAK from the coding sequence ATGAACCCGCCCAACCAAACCATCAATACCGAATCAAAACCTGAGCCGGGGGACGATACCCTGGAGCCGAGCACAAATTTTGCTTCCCTCGCTGCCACCGCACAAAAAATCCTGGTTGAAGAGGATATATCTTTGGTCCTCCAATCTATATGCCAAGAAGCTTGCAGTGTTCTTGGCGCGAACCACGCGATGATCGCCAAGAATCGTGTGGAAGGCAACAAAAAAAGAGAAATACTATCCGACTACAACATGCTTCCCGAACACCTCGAAAGGCTTCAAGCTTCAGAAACAAATCCGCTTTACGAAACGGCACTTCTTGAAAAGAAGATCAAAATATTTTCCGATCTTTCTAAGGTTACCAGAGCGTTCCGTCCCGAGGACATTCGCAGAATGGGCCTTCATACCTTCTGCGCCATTCCGCTCATAATAAGGAACGAGGCTTTCGGCACGCTCGTCCTTTATCACACCTCCCCCCGAGATTACACAGAGCAGGAAACCAACTTGGCCGAGGCATTCGGAGACCTCGCCTCGATAGCCATCGAGAAGGCGCAGTTGGTTGACTCGCTCCAAACCCGCGTCTCTGGCCAAGAAAGTCTCGAACATGCCGTGCGGCACATGACTTCCGGTCAAAGCGTGGACGAAATTGCACAGATGGTCCTGGCCGAGAGCGAGCGGATCATGGCAACCGAGCGCTGTACAGTCATATTGTTTGAACCCAGGGAAGAGAATCCCAAACTCTTCGTGAGCCGAGGCGTTTCAGACGAATTCAGAAAAATCTTAAGTGAAGTTAAATTCGGTAGATCTCTTTCTCCTAATTTACTGGTCTACCGCTACATTCAGAATCCGGAAATGACCACACCTACAATTACGCCCGACGTAGTCACCTCCGCCGATCTAAGCGAGAATACGAAAAAATTTCAGCTGGACCATGGACATAGAGCCCTGGCCGCGTTTCCGCTTATAAGCGATGGAAAAACCACAGGTCTGCTCTTTTACTATTGGGCAACACCACAAAAAATTGATGAGCAACGCATTTCTATGGGCCAAGCCTTTGCCGATCATGTGGCTATCGCTATCGACAAGGCACGCCACTCACAGGAGAACCAAGAGAGAGCGCTTCGCTTTGAGATCTTGGATCAACTAACCAAGGCGATAAGTTCCAACCTTGAGCCAGAAGAGTTATTCCGGACAATTGCACGGGAAATCCGACGGGTGGTTGATTGTGACAGTCTCAGAATCGCAAGGTTCAACGATGAAGGTATGGGATTTTATAATTATCACGAAGAGGGCAACTCTCCCTCATCCTTCTCGGTAGATACCAACTCACCAAAAGGATTACTCGCTAAGGAGGTTTTCCGTACAAAAAAGTTAATCAATGTACCCGACACTTCTGATGGGTGGGGCCAAGCGATCCTATTCAAGAGGGGTTACCGGAGCGCGCTTGTTGTTCCCATATTCCGGGGAGATGACTGCATCGCCTTCATCCGCCTAGCCAGCCGGAAAGCGGCGGCATTCGGCCGCGACACAGAAGAGCTACTCACCTCCCTCTCCGGCCACCTCAACACAGCGATCCAAAATGCCGAGCTTTTCAAAGCGGCAGGTGATCGCACCAAGCACCTTGAAATTGTCGGAAATATCGCCCGAGTTGTGGGCTCCAAACTCGAACTTGAAGAACTCTTTGAGACCATCATCCAAGAAATAAAACCTTACATTCCCTTCAAAAGATGTGTCTTCCCGTCATTGATAGGATGGCACAACTCTTTTCGGGCAGAATGGAATGATGACACCAACATGAGGACTTCCGCCTTAAAAGGGCGGGAGGGTTTTGACGAATGGATACTCAGCGAAGTGTACCAGAAGAAACAGGCAAGGATTATACCCGACCTTTTGGAATTCGGTGCCGAGTGGGCCTCGAAACGAGCGAAAGAAGGATTTAGAAGCATCATGTTCGTTCCCATCCTGCTCGAAGGTCGTTCCATAGCCCATATCGGCGTATCAGACGAGGGGGTAGGCGTTTACACAGCTGAGCACGAATCCCTCCTCACCGCCATCGCTGGGTACCTGAGCTACGCCATCCGGAACGCCGATCTTTATCAGGCACTTGAAGAGCGAGCCCAGCGTCTATCCGCATTGAACGTTCTCGGCCAGAAGATTTCCGAAAACCTGGACTTGCAAGAAGTTCTTGACAGCATCGCAAAGGCCACCGCAGATCTTCTCAAAGGAGATGCCACCCGAATTTTCCTTCTCGATGAGGAAACGAATACCATTCATCTTCGAGCCTTCCATGGCTATGAATCGGGCATTGTCAGTATGAAAAACGTCTTTCGGCCCGGAGAAGGATTTATCGGAAAAATGGTACTTTCGAATGAAACGATAATTGTTGATAATATCCAGAGTAATCCAACCTGGATTAACACTGAATGGGCAAGAAAGGCAGGGCTCAATTCTGCTGCCGGCTACCCGCTTCGAAAAGGAAATATCGTCATCGGCGGTATCACCTGCTTATCCAGAAAATCCGATGCCTATTCACAAGATGACTTAGATCTCCTCGGCGCACTGGCCGCCCACGCAGTAAACGCCATAGAAAATGCCAGGCTGCACGAGGAGGCGAACCGCAGTCGCGAATTCTTTCAAAGCGTCGTAGATGACAACACCGACGCAATCATGGTCGTTGACCTCGAACAGAAAATAATTCACTGGAACTCGGGTGCGGAAAAACTCTACGGATACACCGAAGAGGAAGTATTGGGACAGAACATCGATACTATCTTCGTTGAAAACGACTTCATGAAATACAGAAACACCGATATTCAAGAAGGAAAAGCAATCGATTTTGAGACCCTTCGGCAGAGAAAAGACGGCTCGCAAGTTCCGGTGAACATCACACTATCTCCGGTTAAAAACGAAGATGATGAATTCATTGCAAACGCGACCATACACAAAGACCTAACCGAGAAAAAAGAAGCCGAAAGGCTCCGAGAAACTCACGTACAGCGTCTCGACACCCTGACATCTTTGACCCAAAGAATCAGCGCCAGCATGGACACCGACGAGGTTCTCTCATTCATCGCCAACTCGGCCGCAGAGTTGCTGGACATCCCCTTCACAAGGGTGTTCATCCTCGCGGGTGAAATGCTCGAGTTGCGCGCCGAGCGGGGCGACATGCTGGTCCCAAAAGACCGAGTGAGCTTTCTAGCCAGCCAGGGAGCCGCAGGCACGGCACTTAAAACAGGAAAGCCATGTTATATCGAAGATGTTAGAGACTCCGAGCTATGGAAAAATCCCGAAAAACAGCGAGAGGCAGACATCGGCTCCTATCTAGCCGTTCCCCTAAAATCAGGCCCCGCCGTCTTTGGAATACTCGAGTGCATGGTACACGGTGTTCGCGAATTCACCTCTGATGAGCTCAACTTGGTAGAAACTTTTGCCGCACAGGCGGCCATCGCGATAGAAAACGCCCGCCTCCACGAGGAAGGCCAGCGAAGCCTCAATTTTTTCCGAAGCGTTGTGGACGACAATGCCGACGCCATCATGGTATTAGACCTCGATCGCAAGTTCATCCACTGGAACGCAGGCGCCGAGAAACTTTACGGCTACACAGAGTCGGAAATCATCGGGAAACCAATCGACACGATTCTTCCTGAATCGCAAAAAGGCCTGAACCTGACTCCGAAAATTACCCGTGATCGAAAATCTATCCACTTCGAGGCCGAAAGGCTGAGAAAAGATGGCTCCTTTGTCCCGGTGAGCATTTCCATCTCTCCGGTCATCAACGAGGAAGGTGAACTCATTGCCACCTCCACCATTCAAAAAGACCTGACGGAGACAAAAAGGGCTGGCGAGGCCCTTCGTGAAAGTGAGGAGCGCTACCGCAGCCTTATCGATTTCGCTGCGGATGCCATTTATGTTCACGACACTGACGGCAGATTCATCGACATGAACCATCACGCATGCGAATGCCTGGGCTACACAAGGAGCGAGCTTCTGAATTTGTCTGTGAGGGATATATCCCCCACATTCAACCGGGAGCGTTTTAATCGCCAATGGAAAAATTTGAAAGAGGGAGGGCATCTCACCCTTGAAAGCACACACAAAAGAAAAGACGGGACTATTTTCCCTATCGAGTTACATACGGGGAAAGTAGAATTGAACGGACAGCAGCTAGTAATCTCCCTCGTCCGCGACATCACCGAGCGACAGGAGGCCGAGGAGGCATTGCGCCAGAGCGAGGCAGGCCTTGCCAACGCCCAGCGGATTGCCCGCATTGGTAGTTGGGAATGGAACATCCAGATGGGGGAGTCGAGTTGGTCCGATGAGTTATACCGTATCTTCGGCATTTCCCCGGAGGATAAAACTCCACCCCATAAACTTTATTATCGGCACGTCCATCCCGACGATAAGGAATTCATTCATAATGCGGAGGAGGAAACTATCCGCAACAAAGAGCCGTATCGGCTTGATGCCCGAATCGTCCGCCCGGATGGCAGCGTACGCAACATTCACGAGGAAGCTGAAATCATAAAGGATGAAACAGGCAAACCCTTGAAATTAGTTGGGACCACACAAGACATTACCGAGCGCAAAAGGGTCGAGGAAGCGTTGCGCCAGAGCGAGGACCGCATCAGAAGAATTTACGGGGCTGCGAGCGACGCCATCTTTGTTCTGGACATTCACAATGAATGCATCGTCGAGACCAATCCAAAGGCTGCTGTGCTTCTGGGTTATAGCGAGAAAGAGATGTACGGACTCCCGATCAGCAAAATCCATCCCAACGAAATGTCGAATATGAGGGAGATTTTCAGAACTCTTGAAACTGAGAACGAGTCTCTTTCTAGCGAGCTTTTTTGCACAACAAGGGATAACAAAAAAATACCGGTCGAAGTCTCTTTTTCCTTGTTCCAGATTGAAGATCGAGATTATGTCATGGCAATTGCCCGTGACATCCGTGAGCGCAAGGAGGCCGAATCGAAACTACTGCTAGCCATGGCCGAGGCCGAAGCAGCAAGCCAAGCTAAAAGCGATTTTCTCTCCAACATGAGCCACGAGCTACGCTCCCCCCTCAACTCAATCGTTGGATTTAGCGATCTTTTGATCCGAGATAGCGGCGATGAGATGACACAAATGCTAGCACCCAAGATAAAAGATTCGGGGCATTATTTGACTAGTCTGATCGAGGATATCCTCGACTTCGACCGAATAGAATCTGGCAACGTGAAGCTCGAAATGGAAACCACCCCGATCAATGAACTTGTGACAAAGTTGGTGGAAACCCAGACGCCTCAACTCACCGAAGGCCATTCCATGGAACTCCACCTCGACCCTTCGTGCGGAACCGTTCTTTGCGATCCGACAAGAATCAACCAGGTAATCATCAACCTACTCGACAACGCAGTAAAATATTCTCCCAACGGAGGAACAATTCACGTACGTACTCTTTACAAGGGGGGAGAAATCTGGGTGAGCGTGGATGACAATGGGCTGGGCATCGCGCCACATGAAATAGATTCCATCTTCGAGCGCTTTCACCAACTCGAAAGTGGCTACCAGAGAAGATCTGGGGGGCTCGGTATAGGTTTGAGCCTCATCCGCCAGCTGGTCCAGCTCCACAACGGGCGTATCTGGGTAGAAAGCGAAATAGACAAGGGGAGCATATTCACCTTCGCATTGCCAAAACCGAAGGAGAGTTCTCCAGGCACTAATAAATCAGCATTGTCGGAGAAACACCTTCCCGCCAACTCTGATCCCTGGGAGCACAAATCTATTCTTATCGTGGACGATGTCGAGCACTACCATGTCTATATCAAGCTACTCATGTCGGGTGCGAGTGAAATTATCTCGGCCAACAACGGCAAGGAAGCGATAGCAGCCGTGAAACGCTCGCACCCCGATCTCATTCTAATGGACTTGAGAATGCCGTTCATGAACGGCTTCGAGGCCATCAAAAAAATTAAATCCAACCCGGCCACACAGAACATTCCCATTATCGCCGTATCCGCCCAAGTGACGGACGAGGATAAAGATAGGGCCATCCAGGTAGGGGCAAACGGTTTTATATCAAAACCCATCGACATCGACTCCCTGAAAAAAGAAATCAACTGGATATTTTCCACAGCCAAATAA
- a CDS encoding PAS domain-containing protein — protein sequence MLTITEKIGGKEYVQAILDITYEKILLDSRVSRFIDSMGVNGQAGKRIPFLAYALEGADEMSGNDMRRAHATLVEEGLDDVHFDAIAEHLKSTLTGSEVSPELIEEIMAMIESTRKKVLGKDSDEKSEEGGIQDFNDEALRNELIGLAGNELEFIAKNTGESVGKQLTTIRHSIDDFGNIQKKIEEVNKEATEIHSHMDTVARESIDSATQLEEVSNKMLNLEQRFGSINNLLKTINTIADQTNLLALNATIEAARAGESGRGFVVVANEVKELSKTTKTANEEIQTNLSQIGQAIQGLSKDIESAKGKMNSSLEKVDLTQKKIVNIDTQTSEFHNIVLESMSNFQALNENSGTMENDISELNTIGKTFSYLLEMMKNQGVFQESLDPLERLGPIVAASNFNAPERFTKKEEEYVLKEDDILISATDTRGIITFANGCFYDLAQYEQGSLMGKPHNIIRHPDMPKTAFADLWNVIKAGKLWQGYVKNRGKLGRIYWVKATVFPCFDNGKCTGYLSVRSKPSPEAIKTAIGAYRLVP from the coding sequence ATGCTAACAATTACTGAGAAGATAGGCGGCAAGGAGTATGTTCAGGCGATTTTGGACATCACTTATGAAAAAATTCTCCTCGACTCAAGAGTTTCTCGCTTCATCGACAGCATGGGCGTTAACGGACAGGCGGGAAAACGAATTCCGTTTCTGGCGTATGCCCTTGAGGGAGCGGATGAAATGTCGGGCAATGACATGCGTCGGGCTCATGCGACTCTGGTCGAGGAGGGTTTGGATGACGTCCATTTCGATGCAATTGCGGAACATCTGAAATCCACGTTGACCGGGTCGGAGGTGTCTCCTGAACTCATCGAAGAAATCATGGCCATGATTGAATCAACCCGCAAGAAGGTGCTTGGGAAAGATTCCGATGAAAAATCCGAGGAAGGTGGAATTCAAGATTTCAACGACGAGGCCCTGAGAAACGAGCTTATTGGGCTTGCTGGAAACGAGTTGGAATTCATCGCCAAGAATACCGGCGAGTCCGTAGGAAAACAATTAACCACCATAAGGCACAGCATAGATGATTTCGGCAACATTCAAAAGAAAATCGAGGAAGTTAACAAAGAGGCCACGGAAATTCATTCGCATATGGATACGGTCGCTCGTGAGTCCATAGACAGTGCGACTCAGTTGGAAGAAGTTTCCAACAAAATGTTAAATCTCGAGCAACGTTTTGGCTCCATCAACAATTTATTGAAGACCATTAATACAATCGCAGATCAAACCAACCTCTTGGCTTTAAATGCCACGATAGAGGCGGCCAGGGCTGGGGAAAGCGGCAGGGGCTTTGTTGTGGTTGCCAATGAGGTCAAGGAACTTTCAAAAACGACCAAAACGGCAAATGAGGAGATTCAAACCAATCTTTCTCAAATAGGCCAAGCCATACAAGGTCTGTCTAAAGATATCGAATCTGCCAAGGGGAAAATGAATTCTTCTCTTGAGAAAGTGGATTTAACTCAAAAAAAGATCGTTAACATTGACACTCAAACCTCAGAATTTCATAACATAGTCCTTGAATCAATGAGTAATTTTCAAGCACTGAATGAAAATTCAGGTACGATGGAAAATGATATTTCCGAGCTCAATACCATCGGCAAGACATTTTCATATCTTTTGGAGATGATGAAAAATCAAGGTGTTTTCCAGGAATCCCTTGATCCGCTGGAAAGGTTGGGTCCCATTGTGGCGGCAAGTAATTTCAATGCCCCAGAGCGATTTACTAAAAAGGAAGAAGAATACGTACTGAAAGAAGATGACATTCTCATTTCGGCGACCGACACACGGGGAATCATTACTTTCGCCAATGGGTGTTTTTACGACTTAGCCCAGTACGAGCAGGGGTCTTTGATGGGGAAACCCCATAATATTATCCGCCATCCGGATATGCCCAAAACCGCATTTGCAGATTTATGGAACGTCATAAAAGCGGGAAAACTTTGGCAAGGTTATGTGAAAAATCGTGGGAAACTAGGAAGAATTTACTGGGTAAAAGCTACAGTATTTCCTTGCTTTGATAACGGAAAATGCACTGGATATCTGTCTGTTAGAAGTAAACCCTCGCCAGAGGCGATCAAAACGGCCATTGGAGCCTATAGGCTAGTGCCGTAA
- a CDS encoding aminopeptidase P family protein, translating to MSKGFMSVDWEERIDFPRMKRERLQKAKDALAESNVDALFVFATEDSRYLTSARSHLGPTYSNKLTTVLAEGKEPILFTMDDEYCRESMTWMAPEQIQERAILNEPEGVKKWADLLAGLIGSLDNKTVGIDVWDPLMEECLKEAFPKTRFVNGYPVLSKAKITKTPDEIACLKAATVMTEAAMDAAQDFLRPGVKECEVLSVAWQTMTAMGSEWTQCANIVCSGPYTAPYRRFTSDRYIRKGDPVIIDIGACYNGYWGDFTRTVICGDIKPTSEQIEWHMKSYNSVWNACAAARPGNTTLDVYKAAEPYVLNSLGHGSGTNPWEPPYFSRTVYDSPKPLEAGMTFNLEPYAGKKGIGGFRLENNLVVTESDPDIYTPFPFDERLVTDVHPLDTSTGRTR from the coding sequence ATGTCCAAAGGTTTCATGAGCGTAGACTGGGAAGAGAGAATCGATTTTCCTCGCATGAAACGCGAGCGCCTTCAAAAAGCAAAGGACGCCCTCGCCGAGTCCAATGTCGATGCGCTCTTCGTGTTTGCCACCGAGGATTCACGCTATCTGACCAGCGCAAGATCCCATCTTGGCCCAACATATTCAAACAAGCTCACCACCGTCCTGGCCGAGGGAAAAGAGCCGATCCTGTTCACCATGGACGATGAATATTGCCGTGAATCGATGACCTGGATGGCCCCCGAGCAGATCCAGGAGCGTGCCATTCTAAACGAGCCTGAAGGAGTGAAGAAATGGGCAGACCTTTTAGCTGGCCTCATCGGCAGCCTTGATAATAAAACCGTAGGCATCGATGTATGGGATCCGCTTATGGAGGAATGCCTAAAAGAAGCGTTCCCGAAAACCCGCTTCGTCAACGGCTATCCGGTGCTGAGTAAAGCAAAGATTACCAAGACCCCAGACGAGATCGCCTGCCTAAAAGCCGCTACAGTCATGACCGAGGCCGCGATGGACGCAGCGCAAGATTTTCTTCGCCCCGGCGTAAAGGAATGCGAAGTGCTTTCGGTCGCCTGGCAGACAATGACCGCCATGGGGAGCGAATGGACCCAATGCGCCAATATCGTTTGCTCGGGCCCGTACACAGCCCCCTACCGCCGCTTTACCTCGGATCGCTACATCAGAAAGGGCGACCCGGTGATTATCGACATCGGGGCCTGCTACAATGGCTATTGGGGCGACTTCACACGCACTGTTATCTGCGGCGACATTAAACCGACAAGCGAGCAAATCGAATGGCACATGAAGAGTTACAACTCGGTATGGAACGCGTGCGCCGCCGCCAGGCCCGGCAACACAACGCTGGATGTGTACAAGGCGGCCGAGCCTTATGTGCTTAACAGCTTGGGCCACGGCTCAGGCACTAACCCTTGGGAGCCTCCCTACTTCAGCCGCACCGTCTACGACTCTCCAAAACCCCTTGAGGCGGGGATGACTTTCAACCTTGAGCCTTATGCCGGCAAGAAGGGAATCGGTGGTTTCCGACTGGAGAACAATCTCGTCGTCACCGAAAGCGACCCGGATATCTACACACCCTTCCCCTTCGATGAGAGACTTGTCACAGACGTTCATCCACTGGACACATCAACGGGCCGAACACGGTAG
- a CDS encoding NADPH:quinone reductase, which produces MKAIQVHKYGLNNPMRVDEVEDPTPAPGELLVRAEAAGVNPVDVIIRLGGRGDETQLPYIPGHNTSGEVAAIGKGVTGFKIGQRIYGLAFKSYAELVRIDAEMAAELPDAYSFDEGAGITSPFFTAWNALVFKAEVGPGETILVHGGAGGVGMAAIQLAKRFGCRVLTTVSSDEKEAFCRSMGADETINYREEDFAERCKTLTGGRGVDAIIDVAGVDNFDKDMDAIRVRGRIVVVGIGIGKEPRASFRIPALMGKDACVHGMVFANLFSRVPELIRHFTPLLREGMFKINIDQKFSLEEANQAHERVQSGKVLGKVILSI; this is translated from the coding sequence ATGAAAGCGATACAAGTTCACAAGTATGGCCTTAACAATCCCATGCGGGTGGATGAAGTTGAAGACCCAACGCCCGCACCAGGCGAACTTCTTGTCAGAGCGGAGGCGGCTGGCGTGAATCCAGTCGATGTTATCATCCGACTCGGCGGCAGAGGCGATGAGACGCAACTTCCCTACATTCCAGGGCACAACACTTCGGGCGAAGTAGCCGCCATCGGCAAGGGCGTCACCGGGTTCAAGATTGGCCAGCGCATTTACGGCCTGGCGTTTAAAAGTTATGCCGAGCTCGTCCGGATTGACGCAGAGATGGCCGCCGAGCTACCCGATGCCTATAGTTTCGATGAGGGAGCTGGAATCACATCGCCGTTTTTCACAGCCTGGAATGCCCTGGTTTTCAAGGCTGAAGTCGGGCCAGGCGAGACCATCCTTGTTCACGGCGGCGCCGGTGGTGTCGGCATGGCGGCGATACAGCTAGCTAAACGCTTCGGATGCCGCGTGCTGACAACGGTAAGCTCAGACGAGAAAGAGGCGTTTTGCCGCTCAATGGGCGCAGATGAAACGATCAACTACCGGGAAGAAGATTTTGCCGAGCGTTGCAAGACGCTTACCGGCGGGCGAGGTGTCGACGCCATCATAGACGTTGCCGGTGTGGATAATTTTGACAAAGATATGGATGCCATCCGTGTGAGGGGCCGCATCGTCGTAGTCGGCATTGGCATTGGAAAAGAGCCCCGAGCGAGCTTCCGAATTCCGGCGCTCATGGGGAAGGACGCCTGCGTCCACGGCATGGTATTTGCGAATTTATTTTCCAGAGTGCCGGAGCTGATACGCCATTTCACACCGCTACTCCGCGAGGGCATGTTCAAGATCAACATCGACCAAAAGTTTTCATTGGAAGAGGCAAACCAGGCGCACGAGAGAGTTCAGAGCGGAAAAGTCCTTGGAAAAGTGATTTTGTCTATTTAA